The window ACCCCACGAAGACGCTCACAATCTGAACGGATCAATTTCACCAGCTCCTTCAGCGAACGCGTTTGCCCATCATCGGGAACTGCGTGAGGCCATTCGATGCCGCGGAAATGGCGCTGTGGCAACATGCCATTGCGAGAAATTGCAGTGACCTTGCCATTCCAGCCTTTGTTGCGAAGCGTCACGATCACATCGACCGCGGTCAGCCCCGTTCCCAGGATCACAATGTGCTGGTCTTCACCTGGGAGGTTCGCATGCCAATCTTTCCACGGGTTGCCACAATAGCGGCGGTCGTTGGCGAGCTTCTTCGCACCTGGCAATCCAGCGGGCGGCTGATTTCCAGTCGCAAGCAGAACCGATTCCGCTTCGATCGGTTCACCATTTTCCAGCATCACGACGCCGCCCTGGTTTGAACCAGGCTCAACGCCGCGCGGAATAACATCCACGGCTGAATCCTCCACCACTTCACACTGCACATGCGAGCGAGGGTCCGCTGTCCCCAAATAGTGCGTCGCCATCCCGCGAATGTAGTCACCAAAAATGCGACGGGGAATGAACATCTCTCGAAGAGTATGGTCATCAATCGCATCAAACTCCGACCGCGAACGCAGCCACTCGAAAAAGTGCGTCGGTTGATCCGGGAACGCTGACATGTTTCGAGCAGCGACATTCAACAAATGCTCACCGCGCGTCGTTCCATACGCGGTCCCACGACCAAATGGACGTCCGGAGTTGACGATCACAACTCGCTGGGGCGATGTGGCAAAGCGAGCAAGGTTAACGGCGGCCAGCGTTCCGCTGAATCCACCACCGATGATGGCCGTGGTTGGCATAACGACAAATTCGTGATGAGAGGTTGAACGTGAAGTGTCGAAGAAGACGCACACACGTAGCAAGATTCTGCTGAGGGCGGGACACCAATCTCTGTTGGAACGATTCGCAACCGATTGCACAAAGAGCTTGATACGCGAAAACTTTATCGATAAAGTATTCCCGCGTCAACAGTTTCCCGATCCGATGCCACCCTGCGAAGGATACGTTGTTCGCTAGAGCGACCGATCGTCAGACACCGCCGACCCGTCGCTCTTCTTTGCCAATCTCCCCTTGGTTCCGTCGATGAACGACCTCTCAAAAGAACTTCACCGCTGTCAACCTTTTGCCAGCGTCGATCAAGAAGCCGTTGTCAGTTTGGTGCGCACCAGTGACCAACTCGGTAACCACTTGGCGCGTTTCTTCCGGCAGCACGACATGACGTTCTCGCAGTACAACCTGCTTCGGATCTTGGACATGGAAGATCGACCGCTGACGTGCAGCGAGATTGGCGAGCGTCTGGTCCAAGTGGTTCCAGCCGTCACCGCGCTGGTTGACCGACTGCTAAAACGAGAACTGGTCACGCGAGAACGTTCGGAGACCGATCGCCGCACGGTCTATGTTGCCATCACCAAAGAAGGTCGCAAATTGGTAAAGCCAATTGTCGAACATCTTCGCGAACTTGAACACGAAGTCATGAGCGAACTAAAACGTCGCGAACAAAAAGAACTGATTCGATTGCTGCAACTTGTCCGGACCAGCATGAACAAAGCGGTCGAACGAAGAGCCAGCGAATCGCTTTCCAGTTCGGGACTTTGACCTGGTTCGTATCCTTGCAATTTCTCTCCTCATCGCACTCCCGCCTAACCTCCTACCTCACTCCCGCCAATGAACTCCAACACACCTTCCTCGGATAATTCTTCACCCGACAACGTCTCCCCCGACACGAGCGACATGGCTTCCGCCGGTGACGACTCCGCACTTGCAACTCCGCCACCGCGACCGAGTTTGTGGAAAGACATGACCACCAACGAGGACTGGTGGGCAATCTGGTGCGCTGCTTTGTTGCTGCTCATCGCTTTCGCAGCAGTGTGGATTGGCCAGCCTGAAAACTTGAGCGAATTGATCGCCGGTTCAACCATGGAAGAAGTCTCGCAAGTCGAGACGGCCCCAGAGAACGCGGGCCCATCAGCGGAAGCAGAGAACGAAGCGATCGAAACTGAAAACACTGCGCCGGCAGAAAACGCAGATTTAGAAGTAGCCGAGACGCAAGAAGTGGCGGAAGAAGAACCCTATGAATACGCCAGCCCACTCAAGCCGTTCCTGGCCAAACCGGGCAAATGGACAGCCAACCCTCTGGATGCCATTTCTTCAAGTTGGTCAGGCATTCTCGGAGTGTTTCTGATCATCGCTGCACTATTTGCTTTCGCAAATCAAATGCGCGGCAAATCCGCTGGGGCATTTTTGGCCGCATTCCCGGTCATATTTTTGCTGGCAACGCTGGCGTATTGGATGTCTGGGCAAAGCGTGGTCAAAGCCTACAACCTTGAATACGCCCTTTGGGCCTTGCTCGTTGGATTGATCATCAGCAACACCGTCGGAACACCGGACTTCCTTCGTCCCGCAATCTCGACGGAGTTCTACATCAAAACCGGATTGGTTTTGCTCGGTGCCGAGGTGCTGATGAGTCGTTTGCTGGCCCTCGGTCTGCCCGGTGTGTTTGTCGCTTGGTTGGTCACGCCAGTTGTCTTGATCACGACCTACTGGTTCGGCCAGAAGGTCCTGAAGATCCAATCCAAATCACTCAACATGGTGATCTCCGCTGACATGTCCGTGTGCGGTGTCTCCGCCGCGATTGCAACGGCGGCGGCCTGCAAGGCCAAGAAAGAAGAACTGTCACTTTCAATTGGTTTGTCGCTGGGATTCACCGTGATCATGATGGCGGTGATGCCAGCGGTGATCACCGCGATGGGAATCGACCCGATCCTGGGCGGTGCGTGGTTGGGCGGCACGATTGACTCGACCGGCGCCGTCGCCGCTGCCGGTGCAGTTCTGGGCGATGAAGCCCTCGAAGTCGCTGCCACGGTGAAGATGATCCAAAACATCTTGATCGGTGTGACCGCGTTCTGTGTCGCCATCTACTGGGTCACATTCGTCGAACGAGATCCAGCCGGCCCAAGGATCGGCATCTCTGAAATCTGGTACCGCTTCCCGAAGTTCGTACTTGGATTCGTCTCGATGTCGATTCTGTTTTCGATCCTGTATTCCTACATGACCAACGGTCCCGAACTCATCAACGCGATGATCGGCGGTTCCACCAAAACGCTTCGTGGATGGTTCTTCTGCCTCGCGTTTGTCAGCATCGGACTGGAAACCAATTTCCGTCAATTGCTTCCTCAACTCAAGGGCGGGAAGCCGCTTGTTCTGTACGTGTGCGGTCAATCGCTCAACTTGGTTTTGACGTTGGTGATGGCGTACTTGATGTTCAAAGTCGTCTTTGCTGACACGGTGGCGCCATGAGCGACAGAGAACCAAGTTTGCGTGAACGCTCTTACCGAGCAGCAGCGTTGGTCGGAATCACTTTGCTGCTTTCGATCGTTTGGCTGGTGATCCTTCCCGCTTATTCTCGCCAGCCCAAAATGCGACAGCATTTGAGATGGCTCGACGACCGGGGCATCGATCCTAGTGCGATGTACTACACCGAACTGGAGGTCATGGAGGACATCCTTGCCAAGCAACGATTGGCGGAGCTTCGCCAGAAAAGCGACGGCCCCAATCAATAGAGTTGATTGCACGACGAGAAACCAAACAAAGGCCGAACCTTCAAGGCTCGGCCTTTGTCTTTTCCGCCATCTCGCAATGAAGATCGGTCTTCAACGCCGACAATGCCTGCAACCATCCACGGAATGAATCCAGTGATACGCAGCTACGAATCTACCGACCTGGACGCATTGTTGGACGTTTGGATGTCGGCCTCAAGATTGGCTCATCCGTTTCTCAGCCCGGAGTTTCTCGCCCAAGAACGCGAAAACATTCCAGCAATCTATCTGCCCAATGCTGAAACCTGGGTCTACGAATTGGACCATACCGTTGTGGGATTTATCGCCCTGCTAGGCAACGAAGTTGGTGCAATTTTCGTCAATCCAACGCATCAAAAACGCGGGATTGGCCGGCAACTCATGGATCATGCCGTTTCGGTCCGCGGCGACCTGGAACTGGAAGTATTTGTTGACAATCCAACCGGTCGCGGTTTCTACCAACACTATGGATTCGTTTCGCTGGAACAAAAACTTCACGAACCGTCAGGGCATCCCGTCCTTCGTCTGCGGTTCGATACCGCTTCGACCGTTTGATACAGCTTGGCTTGAAGACGATCAAAACCAATCGTCTTCGCCGAGCAAGTTGTTCAGTCCAAACGGCCCATTTTCCCGGCTTGGTAGTCAGCGATCGCAACACGGATTTCGTCACGCGTATTCATCACGAATGGCCCCTGCCCCACGACGGGCTCGCCCAGTGGTTCGCCGGTCATCAATAAGACGCGGGATTCTGACTCCGCTTCTAAAACCACCTCGTCGCCGGATCGTTCCAACAAAGCCAGCTCGACCGCGTGAATCAAACTTTCGTTGACTTGGACGCTTCCTTTTTGAACGATCACAACGCAGGTGTGCCCAGCGGGAACCGTCAGCGTGGCCGTTGCGTTTCCAGTGAGCTGAATGTCCCATAAATTGATGGGCGAAAACGTGCTGGCAGGCCCCTCCGCATCACCCAATTGACCCGCAATCACACGAACGATCCCCGCGTCGTTAGGCAACGAAAATCGAGGAAACTGTTCGTCACGCAGATCTTGATACTTCGGCGGTGCAGCCTTGTCCGTCGATCGCAGGTTCACCCATAGCTGGACCATCTCCAGCGTTCCGCCCTCCTTTGCGAATCGTCGGCTGTGGAATTCTTCGTGAACCACGCCAGAGGCAGCGGTCATCCACTGCACATCGCCGGGGCCGATTGTGCCCTGACTGCCACTCGAATCTCGGTGTTCCAGTTCACCTTGATAGAGAATCGTGACAGTCTCGAAACCACGATGGGGATGCTCACCAACACCGCGCTTGGCTTCGTCAGGGGCAAAGTTGTGCGGACCGGCATAGTCGAGCAACAAAAACGGGTCGAACTCATTGCCGCCGGCGTACGAAAACAAACTTCGAACCGGGAACCCATCGCCCACCCAGTGCTGAGGAACGCCCCGAATGACTCGTTGAATCGATTTCATTGCACTTTGTCCCGCGTGAGAGTTCCGGTTTCCTCCCTTCTACGCGAGATCCGATGCGGCAACAAGCGTCCCGTTTTCCCTAACAGGCTGTTGATTTAGTCGCATACCGAATGACAATCATTAGCCGTTGGGCGTTAGCCCCGGTTGGCGTCTAATCAACCGCCGCTAACGCGGTGCGGCTCAATAAATCAACAGCCTGCTAAGTGAAGTCACCTCGCTCGTTGCCCTCATCGTCGTATCGAATGAATGCGAAATACACAAACGACACCGGCAAACATGGCAGCAAAAGCAGGTAGTACCACGAAACAAAGAACGCGAACGCGAAAATGATCGAGACAAAAATCATCCAAACGATTTTCGTGTCACGCCACAAACCTCGAAACTGTTCCATCGATTCTCTTCGTGTGCTTGGCGTTGGTGGGGAGCTTCCGCCAGCGAGTCCGGCTGGTCTGCAATTCCGATGACCAATTTGCCAAGGGCGACATCGGGCAGAACATCTCTTTTCTTACATTCAAATCGATTGCAAAACGACCGCGATCGCAGCAAAACGATCGACTCACCAATCAACTGTGTCGCCGCAAAAACGATTCACGTCGAAACATTATGCCTCCCAATGACGATGTTGGGCATGCGTGGTCATTTGGATGCGACCTTCTGTCCCGACCTCAAAGCAAACCCTTCGGCCTCGGAACGAACACGTCAAACGTATTGCTAAATCAAGCCGGCAGCCGCCAACTTCCTCGCCAAGGTGTTGGCGAACAACAAACCGTGACGTCCCGATGGAATCGCAGAACACAGGGTCAGAACTTCGCAGCACCCCCCTGTATCCATGCGTGCGCGTTCGAAGTGATTGGGCAAATCGACCGGGTAAATCGACCGGTAAAAAATTCAATTTATCTTGCACAAAAACTCATCGAACCCAGTTGAACGAGCTGGGTGCTTCGCGAAGAATGACTCGGTTGCGAAATGCAACCTTCTCCTTCCCGACTTCTTTCGGAGCCAACCGATGTCCGTTGTTTCAAGACTCGTGCTCATAGCGGCAGCTCTCCTGCCTGCTCTGTCGCTACAAGCCCAAGACAAACCCAACATTGTCGTCATTTGGGGTGACGACATCGGCGTGCACAACATCAGTGCCTACAACCATGGTGTGATGGGTTATAAGACGCCCAGCATCGACAGTCTCGCCAAAGAAGGCGCGATGTTCACCGATGCTTACGCTCAGCAAAGCTGCACCGCTGGACGAGCCTCGTTCATCCTCGGCCAGCATCCATTCCGCACCGGATTGCTGACCATCGGCATGCCAGGTAGCGAACACGGGATCCCTGACTGGACACCAACCATCGCCGACGTGTTGAAAGAACAAGGCTACACGACCGGCCAATTCGGCAAGAACCACTTGGGCGACCGAGACAAACACTTGCCCACCAATCACGGGTTCGATGAATTCTTCGGCAACCTCTACCACCTCAATGCCGAAGAAGAACCTGAAACCTATTACTACCCCAAAGATCCTGAGTTCCGAAAGAAGTATGGACCTCGCGGGGTCATCCATTCGTTCGCCGATGGTCGCTTGGAAGACACGGGACCACTGACCAAGAAACGCATGGAAACGATCGATGAAGAAGTCCACACCAAAGCCATGGACTTCCTCGAACGAGCCACCAAATCAGAGAAGCCAGCGTTTCTTTGGTACAACTCGACCCGCATGCACGTGTGGACTCACCTGAAGAAAGAATCACAAGGCCGCACCGGCATCGGGCTGTATCCCGACGGAATGGTCGAGCACGACGACTATGTCGGCAAAGTGCTTCAGAAGATCAAAGATTTGGGCATCGAAGATAACACGATCGTGGTCTACAGCACTGACAACGGCGCTGAAACGTTCAGTTGGCCCGATGGAGGCATCACCCCATTCCATGGTGAAAAGGGAACGACTTGGGAAGGCGGTTTCCGTGTCCCGTTGTTGGTTAAATGGCCTGGCGTGATCGAGCCTGGAACGGTCTACAACGACATCATTTCGCAAGAAGATTGGATGCCCACTTTCGCAGCCGCGGCGGGCGAGCCCGACTTGGTCGAAAAGATGAAGAAAGGCTACAACGCCAACGGAAAAGAATTCAAAGTTCACCCGGACGGCTACAACTTCTTGCCCTATTTCAAAGGTGACGCCAAAGAAGGGCCCCGCAAAGAAATCTACTACTTCGGACAAGGCGGCGACCTGAACGCGGTTCGCGTCCAGAACTGGAAGATCCACTTCGCGACCGTCAACGGCAACATCGCCACCGGCACGCGAGAAATCCCGGGCTGGCCGTTGATCATCAACCTTCGCGCCGACCCTTACGAAAAAATGTGGAAAGAAGGCACGCTGGGTTACTTTCGCTGGTACGCCGACAACATGTGGACCTTCGTCCCCGTGCAGAACTACATTCAACAGTTCATGGCAACCATTCCGAAATACCCTTGGCAATCGGGATCCAGCCTGAACGCGGCTGGTATCAACTATCAAACCTTGAAAGCCCAAGAGTGGATCAAGAAACTCGAACAAGTTTCGCCACCACGGAATTAGGCAGGTACGCAGGTGTCATCGGGTATGTGGGCCGTTTGGCGTTCGCCACGGTTCCCACGCAAAACCGGGGCTAACGCCCAAACGGCTCACAAGGTGAAACCCAATCATCCCTGCTTAGGTCGGCTTTTGTTTGCCACGCTTGGCCCGAACCTATCCGCCGAGCCACGAAACTCTGCATCAACGGCCTCACCCCCATCTTTGGGCGAGGCCGTTTTTCATGGAGTCCCCACCGCCATGTTGCGATGTGCAAACACGGCCACTACAAACAATCTTTCATCTTCTCCACTGGAACAATTGCATGACGCCGCGGGAAACCATCCAGCAAATCTCCGACGCGATGAACGCGGCCGTGATTGGCCAGCAATCCGTGGTGGAACGAATCCTGGTCGCCTTGCTGGCCAAAGGCCATGTCCTTATGGAAGGCCTGCCCGGGACCGCTAAAACCCGCTCGGTTAAAACACTGTCGAATCTGGTCGACAGCCAATTCGGACGCATCCAGTTCACCCCCGATTTGCTGCCATCCGACGTCACGGGATCGGAAATCTATCGCGAACAAAACGGTACCTTTGAATTTCAAGAAGGCCCGATTTTCGGCAACTTGATCTTGGCCGACGAGATCAACCGAGCTCCCGCCAAAGTCCAATCGGCTCTCTTGGAGGCGATGGAAGAACGGCAGGTCACGGTCGCATCGCAAACACATAAACTGCCAGAACTATTCATGGTGCTGGCCACCCAAAACCCGATTGAGCAAGAAGGAACTTACCCACTGCCCGAAGCGCAGATGGATCGTTTCATGCTCTACGTGCGAGTGGATTATCCCGAAGACGCAGACGAAACATCGATCTTGAAATTGGTTCGAGGCGAAAAGACCGGCGCGACCTCTGCGGCGCACGAGACGGTCTCGCAGCAGTTGATCTTTGACGCACAAAAGGAAGTCGGTGCGATTCATGTCGCTGACTCCGCGGAAAAGTACATCGTCGATTTGGTCATGGCGACACGGCACCCGGATCGCTACGAAGGTGACTTGCCAAAATGGATTTGGCTTGGTGCCAGCCCTCGTGGAACGCTGGCACTCGACGCGGCGGCACGGGCGCATGCTTGGTTAGCTGGACAAGACTTCGTTTCCCCCGACAACATTCGTGCGATGGCACCGGTTTGTTTGGCTCACCGAGTTCACTTGACCTACGAAGCGGAAGCCGCCGGTGTGACTCGCACGCAAGTGATCGACGCGTTGCTGAAGCACGTGGTCCCTGTCTGATCGAGTTTGCTTTCGATTGCCCGCTTTGAACGAAGGCTGCCCATGTCCGCCCGAGTCACCGTCACGTTTCAAGATCTGCTGCAATGCAAGGCAGATGCGCGCGGGTTCTCGCTACTTCCTCGTCAACCAGTCGGATCGCTGCTAGCCGGACGCCATGCGTCGCGGCTTCGTGGCCGCGGGCTGTCCTTTGAAGAACTTCGCCAATACCGACAGGGCGATGACATTCGTCAAATGGACTGGAAGGCAACCGCTCGCCTGCGATCACCCCACATCCGAGTTTACAGCGAGGAACGCGAACGACCGGTATTGATGCTGATCGATCAACGCACGCCAATGTTCTTTGGAAGCCAACGAGCAATGAAATCCGTCGCGGCCGCCGAATTGGCCGCGATGGGTGCCTGGCGCTCACTTGCCAGCGGCGACCGGGTCGGCGGGTTGGTGTTCAACGAAACCGAAATCGCGGAAGTCCGCCCGCACCGCAGCCAGACCCGAGTCCTGCACCTGCTGCATCAAATCGTTCGACTGAATCAAGAGCTGGCTGCACCATCGCCCTCGCCAACGACACCATCCGCGGCAGCACCAATCACCTTGAATCAAGTTCTCGAAAACGCATCCCGAATCGCTCGGCATGATCACTTGGTAATATTGATCAGCGACCTCGATGGAGCGGACGAAGAAACCAGTCGCCTCGTGACTCGGATCGCCGCTCACAACGATGTGCTTGTCACGGCGGTCTACGACCCGCTTGGCATTCGATTGACCGGTGCCCCTGACATGTTGGCTAGCCACGGTGGACGAACCTGGGAAATCCCGGATCACAACTCCTTCCCGGAAGACTTCCAGGCAGCATTCGGGCAAGTCCTGTCGCACTGGCGAAGCGTTTTCCGTTCCCTGCAAATTCCATTGATGCCACTTTCCACGGCCACACCTGTCGCGGAGCAAATCCGGGTTCTCTTTGGGAACACCGCATGAAGGCCAGCGACCCAACCAGCCTCGATCGGCTGAACGACATTGTCGTGCCCGCCCCCGTTCCCTGGTGGCCACTCGCGCCGGGATGGTATGTGCTGATCGCGGGATTGCTGGCGACCTGCGGCTGGTTGGCGTGGAAAAACTGGCGAAACTGGAAAGCGAACGCCTACCGCCGCGAAGCGATCCGCGAACTGGAATCCGCAAACACGGTCGGTGCAATCTCGGAACTGCTCCGCCGCACTGCCCTGGCAACCACCTCGCGATCGAAGCTAGCTGCGATGACAGGCGACCGCTGGCCAGAATGGTTGTCGCAACAAATTCCAAACGAGTCCGCTGCATCGCTTTCGCCAACCGTTCACGAACAATTGGCAACCGCAGCCTATCGCGACACCCAGACAGAATCACTGGATGAACTAAGAGCGTTCGCCGCCACTTGGATCACTCAGCATCCATCCACTTCGCCAAATTCGGCGGATTCCAACACCACCAGCGAGGAACGATCATGCTGACGTTTGCCTACGCTTGGTGTTTCTTCCTTCTGCCGCTGCCTTGGTTGGTGCGTCTGTTCTTGCCGCCCAAGCAACGCCACCAAGTCTCCGTCCAAGTTCCCTTCGGCGATCGCTTGCAACAAGTCCTAGGTGGCAAGCATTCAAACAGCACCCAGCCGCAAACGTGGCCTCGACGTGTGTTGTCGGTTGCCATTTGGGTTTGCGTGTTGACTGCGGTTGCGAGACCTCAATGGCTGGAACCTCCCATCACAAAAGAGATCCCAACACGTGACCTGTTGCTGCTCGTTGATTTGTCGGGCTCAATGGCACAAGAAGACTTCAAGAATGATGCTGGCAAAAAGGTTTCGCGACTGGATGCGGTCAAGGAAGTTCTCGACGGCTTCCTAGCGAAACGCAAAGGCGATCGAGTCGGCTTGGTCGTCTTCGGCGATGCCGCTTACCTGCAGGCTCCGTTCACAACCGACCTGCAGCTATCGCAGGAACTTCTCGGTGAATGCGAAGTCGGCATGGCTGGACCACGAACCGCGTTTGGTGACGCGATCGGACTGGGCGTCAACTTGTTCGACGAAGACACCGAGCGAGCCAAAACGATCATCGCATTGACCGACGGCAACGACACCAAAAGCAAAGTCCCTCCGGTCGAAGCCGCTCGCGTCGCAACTCAGCGAGACATCAAGATCTACACCGTTGCCATTGGCGACCCAACGACCGTCGGCGAAGACAAGCTGGACGAACAAAGCCTCAAAGACGTCGCTTCGGAGACTGGCGGCAAGTACTTTTTCGCCGCGGACCGAGAGCACTTGGCGGGGATTTATGACGAGCTCGACAAAATCGAAACACAGACCATCCAAACCATCAGCCACCGCCCACGCACCGACATCTACTACTGGCCGCTTCTGATCGCATTGCTGCTGTCCATGTTTGAAAAAGCCATTGCAACCTGGCGAGGCCGACGTCACACAACTCCCGCTGAACAAGACCGACGGATCCACGTCAATCCGATCACGGGCGAGATGGAGGTGGCGGCATGATCGGTGCATGGAACGCATTTCATTTCATTCGGCCGGCGTATTTGCTGCTGATTCCGGTGGCCTTCGGTCTGGCTTGGATGTGGCATCGCAGTCGTGATCCTCTTCGAGGGTGGCGGAACCAAATCGACTCCGATCTGCTCGATGCTTTGGCTCACCACGATGGGCCACGATCCTCGCATTGGTGGCAACGATTCCCAGCGGTCGCATGGTTGTTGACTGGATGGACGGTGTGCGTCGTCGCGATCGCGGGTCCCACTTGGCAAGTGGAAGCCAATCCGTTTGCCCAGGACGCTCAACCATTGATCATTTTGATGAAAGCGGACGAGACCATGGCGTCGGCCGCGCTCACGACCACGCCGCTGGAACGGGCCACTCTCAAAATCGCCGACTTGGCCGAGGCACGCAAAGGCGATCCGCTGGGTTTGATCGCTTACTCCGGATCCGCTCACACCGTGTTGCCGCCCACCGAAGACACCACGGTCGTCGCGGACATGGCCGCTGAAATCAGCCCCGCCATCATGCCCGTCGCGGGCGATGCACTTGACCAAGCGATCACCGAAGCGGGTCGTTTGATCAACCGCGAAGAAGGCGGTGCGACGTTGTTGATCATCGCGAATCAGGCCAGCGTCGATCCCAAACAAGTCGCCGCGGCTCATCAAGCGATCGGCTCACCACCCATCGAGATATTGAGTCTGCTGCCGGAGGATTCTCAAGAGACCGCATCGCTTCAGGCCATCGCAAAAACGCTCGGCGGCACTCGGGTTCCACTGACCGTGGATGATCAAGACATCCAGTCAATCATCCAGTTCGCAGAACGACGTTCGACATCGGGCATCGCGGGACAAAGCGACCGCTGGCAAGAATCCGGTTACTGGCTATCACCGTTGCTCGCGGCCATAGTGGCATTGTCTTTTCGCCGCGAACGCACCGCCAACGAGGATGCCTCCTGATGAAAACTTGGCTCATTCTAGGCGTGATCGGTTGGTCGAGCTGGTGGTGGACTCCCGACCAACTTGGCCAGCGACAAATGAAGCAGGAACGATACACCGATGCGGCCAACGCATTTGATGATCCGATGTGGCAGGGTGTCGCTTGGTACCGCGCCGGCGAATTCAAGTCCGCCGCACAATCCTTTTCACGAGCGTCCGGTCCCGAGGCGAAATTCAATCTCGGCAACTGCTGGTTGATGTTGGGAAAGTACGACCAAGCGATTGCCAGCTATGAAGACGCAATGAAGCAACGCACGGATTGGACGGAAGCCCAACAGAACCTGGACCTCGCAAAGGCACGAAAAAAAGCGACCGAGTCCAAAGGTGGCGACGCCGGTGACCAACGTCTCGGGGCCGACGAGATTGTGTTTGACAAAGACAAGAAAAAGCAAAACGAGGGCCAGGACACGGACATCACCGCTGAACAAGCTGTCAACGATGCGTCGGTGCAAGCAGTTTGGCTGCGGCAGGTGCAAACCAAGCCCGCTGATTTCTTGAAATCAAAGTTCCGCTACCAAATGTCCAATCGCAACAAAGATGCGAAAGACGAACCAGCCGAAATTGAAGACAGCGAAGGAGAACCTCAGTGACTCTTCATTCGCAACATGCTTTTCGTGCAGCACCACTGCACGTTCTGTTGATCACCCTCGCATGGGCTCTTGCACTGGAAGTTGCTCCTGCCATTGCGGCTGACGAACCGCCAAAGCCGGTCACAATCGAAGTCCCCACACCCAAAGCCTGGGTGGGACAACGTCTGCCGTTCTACGTCAAAGTTCGTGCGCCCGGATCGTTCGTGGGTGCGACTTCTTTTTCGCTGCCACAGATCCCCCGAACCGTGATCCTACAAGTCGGAACGCCCGTGGTTTCCTCCGAGGATGTCGGAGACGATTCCTGGTTCGTTCAAACTCACGAATTCGCGTTGTACTCGCAAACCTCCGGAACCGTCAAAATTCCCGCGTTCGAAGTTCGCTACGCCAACCGAGATGGTTTCACTGGACCGGCCACGGACCACAAACAGCGGACCTCCGACGTGACCGTCGAGATTCAACAACCTCCTGACTACGATCCCAACGTTTTTCTGGTCACCGCTGACAAAATCAACGTTCAAGAGACCTGGGATCCACCACCGGGTGAGGCCAAACAAGGTGACGTGATTCACCGAACCATCACGCAAAAGGCCGACCAAGTCTCCGGGATGGTTCTCGCCCCGCCGCCGACGAACGCTCCCGACGGCATCCAGGTCTACGTCAAATCTCCGCAAGTCACTGACAAAACAGAGCGTGGTGAATTTCTGGGCGAACGAATC of the Rhodopirellula baltica SH 1 genome contains:
- a CDS encoding FAD/NAD(P)-binding protein, giving the protein MPTTAIIGGGFSGTLAAVNLARFATSPQRVVIVNSGRPFGRGTAYGTTRGEHLLNVAARNMSAFPDQPTHFFEWLRSRSEFDAIDDHTLREMFIPRRIFGDYIRGMATHYLGTADPRSHVQCEVVEDSAVDVIPRGVEPGSNQGGVVMLENGEPIEAESVLLATGNQPPAGLPGAKKLANDRRYCGNPWKDWHANLPGEDQHIVILGTGLTAVDVIVTLRNKGWNGKVTAISRNGMLPQRHFRGIEWPHAVPDDGQTRSLKELVKLIRSDCERLRGVSQNPAIAVDKLRGRTQQLWKALSLEERQLFLKKYSADWNVIRHRIAGPIHDAITDALDCGQLTITPATIESLASGEHGIEIQMVERDGSSKQIEGDLVINCTGPKSRFSDSALPLYRNLFERGLARPDDMDMGIAVTEDFTVLGKDDLPTPFLHAIGPILKGTLWESIAVPELRQQAYLVAQSILHQEPVVVSSLDTTEYCI
- a CDS encoding arylsulfatase, which encodes MLIAAALLPALSLQAQDKPNIVVIWGDDIGVHNISAYNHGVMGYKTPSIDSLAKEGAMFTDAYAQQSCTAGRASFILGQHPFRTGLLTIGMPGSEHGIPDWTPTIADVLKEQGYTTGQFGKNHLGDRDKHLPTNHGFDEFFGNLYHLNAEEEPETYYYPKDPEFRKKYGPRGVIHSFADGRLEDTGPLTKKRMETIDEEVHTKAMDFLERATKSEKPAFLWYNSTRMHVWTHLKKESQGRTGIGLYPDGMVEHDDYVGKVLQKIKDLGIEDNTIVVYSTDNGAETFSWPDGGITPFHGEKGTTWEGGFRVPLLVKWPGVIEPGTVYNDIISQEDWMPTFAAAAGEPDLVEKMKKGYNANGKEFKVHPDGYNFLPYFKGDAKEGPRKEIYYFGQGGDLNAVRVQNWKIHFATVNGNIATGTREIPGWPLIINLRADPYEKMWKEGTLGYFRWYADNMWTFVPVQNYIQQFMATIPKYPWQSGSSLNAAGINYQTLKAQEWIKKLEQVSPPRN
- a CDS encoding pirin family protein — translated: MKSIQRVIRGVPQHWVGDGFPVRSLFSYAGGNEFDPFLLLDYAGPHNFAPDEAKRGVGEHPHRGFETVTILYQGELEHRDSSGSQGTIGPGDVQWMTAASGVVHEEFHSRRFAKEGGTLEMVQLWVNLRSTDKAAPPKYQDLRDEQFPRFSLPNDAGIVRVIAGQLGDAEGPASTFSPINLWDIQLTGNATATLTVPAGHTCVVIVQKGSVQVNESLIHAVELALLERSGDEVVLEAESESRVLLMTGEPLGEPVVGQGPFVMNTRDEIRVAIADYQAGKMGRLD
- a CDS encoding YeiH family protein; amino-acid sequence: MTTNEDWWAIWCAALLLLIAFAAVWIGQPENLSELIAGSTMEEVSQVETAPENAGPSAEAENEAIETENTAPAENADLEVAETQEVAEEEPYEYASPLKPFLAKPGKWTANPLDAISSSWSGILGVFLIIAALFAFANQMRGKSAGAFLAAFPVIFLLATLAYWMSGQSVVKAYNLEYALWALLVGLIISNTVGTPDFLRPAISTEFYIKTGLVLLGAEVLMSRLLALGLPGVFVAWLVTPVVLITTYWFGQKVLKIQSKSLNMVISADMSVCGVSAAIATAAACKAKKEELSLSIGLSLGFTVIMMAVMPAVITAMGIDPILGGAWLGGTIDSTGAVAAAGAVLGDEALEVAATVKMIQNILIGVTAFCVAIYWVTFVERDPAGPRIGISEIWYRFPKFVLGFVSMSILFSILYSYMTNGPELINAMIGGSTKTLRGWFFCLAFVSIGLETNFRQLLPQLKGGKPLVLYVCGQSLNLVLTLVMAYLMFKVVFADTVAP
- a CDS encoding GNAT family N-acetyltransferase, which encodes MNPVIRSYESTDLDALLDVWMSASRLAHPFLSPEFLAQERENIPAIYLPNAETWVYELDHTVVGFIALLGNEVGAIFVNPTHQKRGIGRQLMDHAVSVRGDLELEVFVDNPTGRGFYQHYGFVSLEQKLHEPSGHPVLRLRFDTASTV
- a CDS encoding MarR family winged helix-turn-helix transcriptional regulator, which codes for MNDLSKELHRCQPFASVDQEAVVSLVRTSDQLGNHLARFFRQHDMTFSQYNLLRILDMEDRPLTCSEIGERLVQVVPAVTALVDRLLKRELVTRERSETDRRTVYVAITKEGRKLVKPIVEHLRELEHEVMSELKRREQKELIRLLQLVRTSMNKAVERRASESLSSSGL